In the Geoalkalibacter sp. genome, CCGCGACGGCATCGGGAATCGATCCGTGAGCCGTCATGATGATCACCGGCAGAGCCGAATTGCCTTTGCGGATCGCCTCGAAAAGAGCCAAACCGTCCATGCCTTCCATGCGCAGGTCGGTAATCACCAGGTGGGGCCGCAACACCGGCAACAGCGCCAGGGCCTGTTCGCCGCTCTGGGCGCAGCTGACTTCATAGCCGTTGCTGGTGAGTCGCATGGAGAGCAGACGCAACAGGTCTTCATCGTCATCGACCAGCAGAATTCGCTTCTTGTTAAGATCCATGAATAGTCCGATCAGAGCGCGGGGCGACCGTTGACCTCGCGCTGCCGCATGATGTTTTCGATGTCGCGCAGTTCTTTCAATTGACGTGCCAAAGTATCGGAGTTTTCTTTCTCCCGCGCCAGACGTCGTTCGAGCTTTTCCCGCTCGTCGACGAGACTCACCAGCAACCGCGCCAGGGCTTCAAGACCGGCATCGCCCGGCTCCGCGCGCGCAAGGTACTCCTGAAGCAGTTCTCGCCCCTTGTGGGCGTTGCTGAAGCCCTTGCCCGGCATGAGCAAGGCCAACGCCAGGCGAAATCGCTCGACATCTCCGGATTGCTCGACGTATCGGTCGACGATCCGAGCATATTCCTCGGCCTGCGCGCCGTTCTCCAGCGCCTGGAATACAGCCAGATTCTCCAGAACCTCGGCGGATTTCTCCTTTACCGGCGCCTCGGGCATCGAAGCCGGCGATGGAGCCCGCTCGACCGATTCCTTCGAAGAAACCTCCCCGGTGGATTGGGCCAGCCAATCCCGCAGCGGCGCGCAGCCGCCGTTCAACAGCGCGACCAGCAGGATGGCCGCCAACCCTTTCTTTCGCTTCATGCCCTGTTCTCCACGGCAAGTGGCAGGCGCACCCGAAACAGGGCGCCGCCGGCGGAACTTTCTCCCACCTCGACCTCGCCCTGAAGCGCCGCCGCATAATCACGAACGATGGACAAACCGATTCCCGTCCCCTGAACAGGCCCCAGACAAGGCACCTGTCCCTGATAAAAGGGCTCGAAAATTTTTTCTCTGTCCTCCGCCGCGACGCCCGGCCCCGAATCTCCGACTTCGATCAGGGCCATGTCGCCGTCGCGAGCGATGCACAGCTCCACCAAGCCGCCGACCGGCGTGTACTTGACGGCATTGGACAGCAGGTT is a window encoding:
- a CDS encoding response regulator, producing the protein MDLNKKRILLVDDDEDLLRLLSMRLTSNGYEVSCAQSGEQALALLPVLRPHLVITDLRMEGMDGLALFEAIRKGNSALPVIIMTAHGSIPDAVA